Sequence from the Burkholderia stabilis genome:
CCATCGCTTCCGACGCCGCCTGGCTCACGCTCTCGACACGGTCGACGCGGCTGCGATCGAAGATCGTCGGCATGTACGCTTCCGGCCACTTGCGGATGCCCGGAATGCGCGAACCTTCTTCCGGCTGCGCACCGACGATCTCGATCGCCGGATTCTGTTCCTTCAGGTAACGCGACGTGCCCATGATCGTGCCCGTCGTGCCCATCGCCGACACGAAGTGCGTGATGCGCCCTTCGGTATCGCGCCAGATTTCCGGGCCCGTCCCTTCGTAGTGCGCAATCGGGTTGTCGGGATTCGCGAACTGATCGAGGATCACGCCCTTACCCTCGCGCTGCATCTGGTCGGCGAGATCGCGCGCCAGTTCCATCCCGCCCTTCACCGGCGTGAGGATGATCTCCGCGCCATAGGCCGCCATGCTCTGGCGGCGCTCGACCGACAGATCCTCCGGCATGATCAGCACCATCTTGTAGCCGCGGATCGCCGCTGCCATTGCGAGTGCGATGCCCGTATTGCCGCTCGTCGCCTCGATCAGCGTATCGCCCGGCTTGATGCGCCCGCGCGCCTCGGCCTTGCTGATCATCGACAGCGCCGGGCGATCCTTCACCGAACCGGCCGGATTGTTGCCTTCGAGCTTCGCGAGCACCACGTTGTTGCGCGCGCGAATCTCGTCGTCCGGCAAGCGGACCAGTTGCACGAGCGGCGTATTGCCAATCGTGTCTTCGATAGTTTTGTAAGCCATGGAGATACCGTGAGTGCGAGGCCGATCAATCGATCGATTGTAAACCAGCACTGCCGCTCGCGCCGGCAACCCCATTACGACGATGGAATACGACGCGGCGACTCGTGATCGCCCCGCACGGGATGCACACGCAAAAAACCCGCGGCATGCCGCGGGAAGCCGTCGTCATGACGGCGGCTGAAGGAGCTCTTTGGCTGCTGCGCGCGATGCGTTACTTCTGTGCGGTGCGGGCAGGCGCGGCGGCCGGCTTTGCCGCCGCCGGTCTGGCCGCGGCTTGCTGGGTTGCGCCAGAACCGGCCGCACCCGAGCCGGCCGCGCCTACCGTCAGCCCTTCCTGCTGAAGTCGCTCGACGGTATGGCCGCCCATGCCTTTCACGCGTGACGCGAGATCGTCCGCATTCCTGAACGGACCGCGTGCGCCGCGCTCGTCGAGAATCGCTTTCGCCCGCGCCGGGCCGATGCCCTTGATGCCGATGAGTGCATCCTCGTTCGCGGTGTTGACGTCGACGGCCGCCCAGGCCGACGCGACTGCGCCGAGCATGACCGCTGCGGCAAACCATTTCCTGATCATGTGCTGGATCTCCGATGAAAAACGGCCGGCGGCTGCCGACCGTGAGACCCAGTCTATCGATGCAACGCTTCCGTTTAAACCTGGCCGGATAGCCAACGAACGTAGCGGTCGACACCTTCCTGCACCGTCAGGAACGGTGCGTCGTAGCCTGCCGCGCGCAGCTTCGTCTGATCGGCCTGCGTGAAGCACTGGTACTTGCCGCGCAGCGCATCGGGGAACGGCACGTACTCGATCAGCCCCTGCTCGACCTGCTGCGCGAGCGTCAGCGGCGGCAGGTTGTCGAGCACGCGCAACGTGTTCACGACCGTCGACGCGATATCGTTGAACGGCTGCGCGCGGCCCGTGCCGAGATTGAAGATGCCCGACTTCTCCGGATGATCGAAGAAGTACAGGTTCACCTTCGCGACGTCCTCGACCGACACGAAATCGCGCGTCTGCTCGCCCGGCGCATAACCGTTGTACTCGCCGAACAGCTTCACCTTGCCTTCCGCGCGGAACTGGTTGAAGTTGTGGAACGCGACCGACGCCATGCGCCCCTTGTGCGTCTCGCGCGGGCCGTACACGTTGAAGTAGCGGAAACCGGCGATCTGGCTCTTCGCGCTCGGCAGCACGCGGCGGATCACCTGGTCGAACAGGAACTTCGAATAACCGTAGACGTTCAGCGGCGCCTCGACCTCGCGCTCCTCGACGAACCGCGTCGAGCCGCCGTAGGTCGCGGCCGACGACGCGTACAGGAACTGCACGCCCTGCTCGAGGCAGGTGTCGAGCACCGCACGGCTGTAGCGGAAGTTGTTGTCCATCATGTAGCGGCCGTCGGTTTCCATCGTGTCCGAACAGGCGCCTTCGTGGAACACCGCGCGTACCTTGCCGAAATCGCCGCGCGCGAAGCGTTCGACGAATTCGGTCTTGTCGAGATAGTCGTCGATCTCGCAATCGACGAGATTCCGGAACTTGTCCGCGCGCGTCAGGTTGTCGACCGCGATGATGCGCGTCTCGCCGCGCTCGTTGAGCGCCTTGACGAGGTTCGCGCCGATAAAACCGGCTGCGCCGGTGACGATGAGGGTCATGATCGTCCTGCCTGAAAAATGGGAGCCATGCGTGCGGCGCGCGGGTCGCGCCACCGAATGCGCTCAGTGAAACAGTTCGTCGTAATCGACCGTGGCCGTGCCGAGCTTGCCGACCACGATGCCGGCCGCGCGATTCGCGAGCACGACCGCGTCGACGAGCGGCACACCCGCGCCGAGCATCGTCGCGACCGTCGCGATCACGGTATCGCCCGCGCCCGACACGTCGAACACCTCGCGCGCGAGCGCCGGCGCATGCAGTTCGCCTTCGGCGGAAAAAAGCGTCATGCCCTCTTCCGAACGCGTGAGCAGCAGCGCGTCGATATTGAGTTCCGCGCGCAGATTCGCGACGCGCGCGCGTAAGTCGTCTTCCGATTTCCACTGACCGACCACTTCGCGCAGTTCCGCGCGGTTCGGCGTGATCAGCGATGCGCCGCGATAGCGCGCCCAGTCGTCGCCCTTCGGGTCGACGAGGACGGCCTTGCCGGCCGCACGCGCCTTCTCGATCATCGTCGTGACGTGCGTCAGGCCGCCTTTCGCGTAATCCGACATCAGCACGACGTCGTGCTGCGGCAGCAGCGCGTCGAAGCGTGCGAGCCCCGCGAGCAGCACCTCGTGCGTTGGCATCGCCTCGAAGTCGACGCGCAACAGTTGCTGCTGGCGCGCGAGCACGCGCAGCTTGATCGTGGTCGGCAGCGCCGGGTCGCGTTCGAGATGGGGCGTCACGCCGCTGCTGCCGAGCAGTTCGACGATCCGCTCACCGGGTTCGTCGCACCCGACGACGCACAGCAACCCGGCCTGCCCGCCGAGCGTCACGGCATTGCGCGCGACGTTGGCTGCGCCGCCGAGCCGCTCCTCCTGACGCTGCACGTGCACGACCGGCACGGGCGCTTCCGGTGAAATGCGATCGACGTTACCGAACCAGTACCGGTCGAGCATCACGTCGCCGACGACGAGCACGCGCGCGCGCGCGATTTGCGCGCGCGGCACCGGAACGACTTCGCGAAGAGTATTCATCGTGTGGTCAGCCACGGGAGGACGACTGGGGATCGACATACGGCCGGCCGATCGCGTAGTAGTCGATGCCCAGTTCGGCCATCGCGTCCGGCTCGTACAGGTTGCGCCCATCGAAGATCACCGGCGCCTTCAGTTCGGCCTTCAGGCGCGTGAATTCGGGGCTCCGGAATTCCTTCCATTCGGTCACGATCACGAGCGCGTCCGCGCCCGTCACGGCGACGTCCTGCGTATCGACGAGATGCAGGCGCGCGAGCGCCGCCGCATCGTCGCCGAAATCCAGCGCGAACACGCGCCGCGCCTCGTCGACCGCCACCGGATCGTACGCGCGCACGGTCGCGCCGCGTTCGAGCAGCGCGGCGATCAGGCGCCGGCTCGGCGCCTCGCGCATGTCGTCGGTGTTCGGCTTGAACGCCAGCCCCCAGACCGCGAACTCGCGGCCGGTCAGGTCGGCGCCGAAGCGCTGCTCGATCTTGCCGATCAGCACGTCCTTCTGCGCGTGGTTGGCGGCCTCGACGGCTTCCAGGATGCGCAGCGGCTGGCCGTTCTCGCCGGCGGTGCGAATCAGCGCCTGGACGTCCTTCGGGAAGCACGAGCCGCCGTAGCCGACGCCCGCGTACAGGAAGTGATAGCCAATGCGCGGGTCGGAGCCGATCCCGCGGCGCACGGCCTCGATGTCGGCGCCGACCTTGTCCGCGAGATTCGACATCTCGTTCATGAACGAGATGCGCGTCGCGAGCATCGCATTCGCCGCATATTTCGCGAATTCTGCCGAGCGCACGTCCATGTAGATCGTCCGCTCGTGGTTGCGGTTGAACGGCGCGTAAAGCTTCTTCATCTTCTCGCGCGCGATCGTGCCGGTCTCGTCGCCGTCGACGCCGATGATGATCCGGTCCGGACGCATGAAGTCCTCGACCGCGGCGCCTTCCTTCAGGAATTCCGGGTTCGACACGACCGAGAAGCGGTGCGCGACGCTGCCCGCGAGCCCGCGTGCGGCCAGTGCCTCGTCGACCACGCCGCGCACGCGCTGCGCGGTGCCGACCGGCACCGTCGACTTGTCGACGATCACCTTGAAGTTCGTCATGTGGCGGCCGATGTTGCGGGCGGCCTCGAGCACGTATTGCAGGTCGGCCGAGCCGTCCTCGTCGGGCGGCGTACCGACCGCGATGAACTGGATCTCGCCGTGCGCGACGCTCGCCTCGATGTCGGTCGAGAAGCGCAGGCGCCCTGCCGCGCGGTTGCGCGCGATGATGTCCAGCAGCCCCGGTTCATGAATCGGCATGCCGCCGTTGTTCAGGATGTCGATCTTGCGCTGATCGACGTCGAGACAGAAGACGTCGTGACCGATCTCCGCGAGGCATGCGCCCGTGACGAGGCCGACATAGCCGGTGCCGATGATGGTGATTTTCATAGATGTTCCGGTACTTCCCGGTAATAGACTAACTTGGCCGCCGGGACGAGCCCGGCGGCAACCGCAGCGCGTTGGCTCCGCGTGCCGGGATCAGCCCGGCATCGCAGGTTCGACGCGGCGCGGCGCATAGGTTTCCCAGCCGCTGCATCCGGGGCACTGCCAGTAGAAATTGCGCGCCCGGAAGCCGCAATTCTGGCACGTATACCGTGGCAGATTCTTGGTGCGCTGCTTGATCAGCGCACGCATCATTTCAAGTTCCTTACGGCGAGGTTCGTCGGCCGCCGCGATCTGCGCATCGAGCAGGTGCAGCATCCCCGACAGGTTCGGCGACTTCTCCATCTGCGCGCGCGCGAGCGTGTGCGCCGCGTCCTGGCCGCGCAACCCCGCAATGTGCTGATATGCGATGTCGAGCAGGTCGTTCGACGGATAACGATCGACATAGCCCATCAGCAGTTCGGCGCCTTCGACATTCTTGCCGAGCGCGACATAAGCCTTCATCAGCTTGTCGGCGACGAGCGGCAGATACGCCGGGTTCTGCGCTTCGACGCGCTTCCAGTGCTCGATCGCCGCCGCGTGATTGCCCTCTGCCGCCGCCGCGTCCCCGGACAGGATCGTCGCACGCACGTTCTGCGGGTTCACGACCAGCGCGAGCCTCAACTGTTCGGCCGCCGCGGCCGCGTTCTTGCGCTGCAGCGCGTCCTGTGCGAGTTCGCAGTGAAACTGCGCGATTTCGGTGTCGAGCGGCTTGTCGCTCATCGACTCGATGCGCTTCGCAGTATCGATCGACTTGTTCCAGTCCTTCTCGATCTCGTAGATCGTCAGCAGCGCCCGCTGCGCGCCGAGTGCGTAGTCGCCGTCGGCAAGCTTGTGGAACGCGTCTTCGGCGCGATCGAGCAGGCCGGCTTTCAGGAAATCCTGGCCGAGCTCGTACAGCGCGTGGTCGCGCTCGTTGACCGGCAGGTCCGTGCGGCTCAGCAGGTTCTGATGCACGCGGATCGCACGATCGGTTTCGCCGCGACGGCGAAACAGGTTGCCGAGCGCGAAGTGCAGTTCGACCGTCTCGGGATCGAGCTTGGCAACCTCGATGAACGCGTCGATCGCCTTGTCGGGTTGTTCGTTCAGCAGAAAATTGAGGCCGCGAAAATACGATCGCGGCAGGTTGGCGCTCTCCGACAGGAGATTCTTCAGGTCATAGCGTGACGCCGCCCAACCGAGCGCGAACGCGACCGGAATCGCGAGCAACCACCAGAAATCCAGATCCATGCGAAATATCGAAGCAGAGACGAAAACCGCGCGATTATCGCGCGGCGTCCGTGTTAAATGACGGGCGGCATCGGCGGCTGGTCGACGACGGCCGGCGTTTCGCGCGCCGCACGCAGATCGCGCTTCAGGCGCCCGTTCTCGAGGCGCAACCGGAAGATCGAAGGCAGCGCGGACAGCAGGCCGGCCAGCAGCCCCACGGCGAAGAAGGCCAGACCGATCAGGATCAGCGGCGCTTGCCATGTGTAGCCGGCAACAAAATTCAGCGTCGCGGTTTGCGTATTGGCCAGCGCAAGCACCAGCAGCAGTACGAACACCAATACCCGGATCAGCCAGACGATAAACTTCATGAAGCCCTCTCTTTGTTGAGGTTTGCCGCGGCGCGCGACTCCCCTTCGTCGCACCGAATCGACCCGTATTGTAAAGGAAGCGTTTCGGCGGCTGCGCAGATCCTGCGCGCACTCGCTGCGCTGCAGACGCCGGAAATAAAAAAAGCGCCCGCAAGGGGCGCTTTTCTCTTCAGCCTTCGCCGGACAGGTTCCGGGCAAACCGAACGACGCTCAACGCTCGTCGTCCGGATCGTCAGCCTTCAGCGGCTCACCGGCACGGCCGTCGACGCGTTCACGCAATTCCTTGCCAGGCTTGAAGTGCGGCACGAACTTCTCGGGCACCTGCACTTTCTCCCCCGACTTCGGGTTGCGTCCGACGCGCGCCGGGCGACGGTTGAGGCCGAAGCTGCCGAAACCCCGAATTTCAATGCGGTGCCCTTTCGCCAGAGCGTCGGACATCGCATCGAGCATCGTTTTCACCGCGAAATCCGCATCCTTGAGGACAAGTTGCGGAAATCGCGATGCCAGCTGCGCGACCAACTCGGATTTGGTCATACTTCAGCAGACCTCGTGAGGCTTACTGGTTCTGGCCGTCGAGCTTCGCCTTCAGCAGCGCGCCGAGGTTGGTCGTACCGGTCGCAGCAGCGCTGGAGTCCGATTGCAGGCCGCGGATCGCTTCCTGTTGTTCGGCCGAATCCTTCGCCTTGATCGACAGGTTGATGCCGCGCGACTTGCGATCGATGTTGATCACCATCGCGTTGACCTTGTCGCCTTCCTTCAGCACGTTGCGAGCGTCTTCGACGCGATCCTGCGAGATTTCCGACGCACGCAGGTAGCCTTCGACGTCGCCCGTCAGCGTGACGACCGCACCCTTCGCATCGACCGTCTTCACGACGCCGTCGACGATCGAGCCCTTGTCGTTCATTGCAACGTAGTTGCTGAACGGGTCGCCTTCGAGCTGCTTGATGCCGAGCGAAATACGCTCCTTCTCGACGTCGATACCGAGCACGATTGCTTCGACTTCGTCGCCCTTCTTGTACTTGCGAACGGCTTCTTCGCCGGTTTCGCTCCACGACAGGTCCGACAGGTGGACCAGGCCGTCGATGCCGCCCGGCAGACCGATGAACACGCCGAAGTCGGTGATCGACTTGATTGCGCCCGTGATCTTGTCGCCCTTCTTGAAGTTGCGGCTGAAGTCATCCCACGGATTCGGCTTGCACTGCTTCATGCCGAGGCTGATACGACGACGGTCTTCGTCGATCTCGAGGACCATGACTTCGACTTCGTCGCCCAGCTGGACAACCTTCGACGGCGCAACGTTCTTGTTGGTCCAGTCCATTTCCGACACGTGGACAAGGCCTTCGATGCCCGATTCCACTTCGACGAATGCGCCGTAGTCGGTGATGTTCGTGACCTTGCCGAACAGGCGCGTGCCCGACGGGTAACGACGCGAGATGCCTTCCCACGGATCGTCGCCCAGTTGCTTGATGCCCAGCGAGACGCGGTTCTTCTCTTGGTCGAACTTGAGGATCTTCGCGGTGACTTCCTGGCCAACCGACAGGACTTCGCTCGGGTGACGCACACGACGCCATGCGATGTCGGTGATGTGCAGCAGGCCGTCGATGCCGCCGAGGTCGACGAACGCGCCGTAGTCGGTGATGTTCTTGACCACGCCGTTGACGATCGCGCCTTCCTTCAGCGTTTCGAGCAGCTTCGCGCGCTCTTCGCCTTGGGTCGCTTCGATCACTGCACGACGCGACAGCACGACGTTGTTACGCTTGCGATCGAGCTTGATCACGCGGAACTCGAGCGTCTTGCCTTCGTACGGGGTCGTGTCCTTGACCGGACGCGTATCGACCAGCGAACCCGGCAGGAACGCGCGGATGCCGTTGACCATCACGGTCATGCCGCCCTTCACCTTGCCGGTGATCGTGCCGGTGACGAGTTCGTTGTTGTCGAGGGCCTTTTCCAGCGACAGCCACGATGCAAGGCGCTTCGCCTTGTCGCGCGACAGGATCGTGTCGCCGTAGCCGTTTTCGAGTGCGTCGATCGCGACGGACACGAAATCGCCCGACTGCACCTCAACCTCGCCCTGATCGTTCAGGAATTCCTCGATCGGAATGTAAGCCTCGGACTTCAGGCCTGCATTGACGACCACGAAGTTGTGGTCGACGCGCACGACTTCGGCGGAAATCACTTCGCCGGCGCGCATGTCTTGGCGGGTCAGCGACTCTTCGAACAGAGCCGCAAAGGATTCGGTATTCGGGGTGGAGGTTTGCAGGTCGGACATAAAAATCTGATTGTGCATGGATCGCTGTGCCACGCCGGCCGGAATGGCAGGCTGAAAGGGCCAGATCGGGTTCCACACGGGGTTAAGGGTTCGAAACACGCTCCGCGCTTGCGGCACGGAGCACCTACTGCTGCCCGCCTTCTCAGGCGGGCTGGCCCAGCGCCCGGTACCACTGCAGCACCTGGTCGACGGCTTCATCGACCGACAATGCCGACGTATCGAGCAACTCGGCGTCTGCCGCGGGCTTCAGCGGCGCGGCCGCGCGATTGCTGTCGCGCGCGTCACGTTCACGAAGATCCCGGAGCAAGTCATCTATATTAGCAGAAAAACCTTTTTGCATCAATTGCTTATGCCGTCTGGCCGCGCGTGCCTCGGCGCTGGCCGTCAGGAACACCTTCAGCACCGCGTCCGGGAAGATCACCGTACCCATGTCGCGCCCGTCGGCAACGAGGCCCGGCGTCTTGCGGAACGCGCGCTGGCGCGCGACGAGCGCGGTACGCACGGGCCCGTGCACGGCAATCGCCGATGCGCGGTTGCCGACTGCTTCGGCGCGGATATCGTTCGACACATCGACGCCGTCGAGCTGCGCGCAGCCTTCGCGGAACGTGATGTGGAGATCGTCGATCAGCTTCACGAGCGCGTCGATGTCCTCCGCCGCTATGCCGTAGCGCACGCTCGCGAGCGCCGCGAGACGGTACAGCGCACCGCTGTCGAGCAGGTGAAAACCAAGGTGGGCGGCGACGAGCGCCGCGACGGTGCCCTTGCCGGAAGCAGTGGGGCCGTCGATGGTGATGACGGGAGTCGGGTGAAAGGGTCGGGTCGATTTCATCGGAACAGTCGGGTCAGGCTTTTGCGAGTGCGGCGAAGCGGTCGAAATAGTCGGGGAACGTCTTGCCGACGCACTTCGGATCGTTGATCCGCACGGGCACGCCGCCCAGGCTGACGAGCGAGAAGCACATCGCCATCCGGTGATCGTCGTACGTGTCGATCGCCGCATTCGGCGTGAGCTTTTCCGGCGGCGTGACGACGAGATAGTCGGGCCCCTCCTCGATGGTCGCGCCGACCTTGCGCAACTCGGTCGCCATCGCGGCGATGCGGTCGGTCTCCTTCACGCGCCAGCTCGCGATGTTGCGCAGCGTGCTCGTGCCGCTCGCGAACAGCGCCGCGACGGCGATGGTCATCGCCGCATCGGGAATCAGGTTGAAGTCCATGTCGATCGGCTCGAGCTTGCCGTGGTCGTGGCCGATGCCGCGCACCTCGATCCAGTCGTCGCCCATCGTCACGTTCGCGCCCATCTGCATCAGCGCGTTCGCGAAACCGACGTCGCCCTGGATGCTCGCGCGCCCCACGCCCTCGACGCGCAGCGGGCCGCCACCAAGCGCACCGGCCGCGAGGAAATACGATGCGGACGATGCGTCGCCCTCCACCATGATTCGCCCCGGGGAGCGATAGCGGACGCCGGCCGGCACGACGAAGCGTTCCCAGCCGTCGCGCTCGACGATCACGCCGAAGCGCTCCATCAGCCGGATCGTGATGTCGATGTACGGCTTCGAGATCAGCTCGCCGTCAATCTCGACGACGGTCTTGCCGTCCGTCGCCTTCACGAGCGGCAGCGTCATCAGCAGCGCCGTGAGGAACTGGCTCGACACGTCGCCGCGCACGCGGATCGGCGCGTCGACCGAAATCGTCGCGGGCTTGATCCGCAGCGGCGGATAACCCTCGTTCAGCTCGTAGTCGATCTGCGCGCCGATCTGCCGCAGGCCGTCGACGAGATCGCCGATCGGCCGCTCGTGCATACGCGGCACGCCGTGCACGCGATAGTCGCCGCCGTTCACCGCGAGCGCGGCGGTCAGCGGCCGCACGGCCGTGCCCGCGTTGCCGAGGAACAGGTCGGCCGTCTTCGCGGTGAACGCGCCGCGCGTGCCCGTGACGACGCAGGTGTCGCCGTCGCGCGCGAGCTTCACGCCGAGTTTGCCGAGTGCATCGAGCATCACGCGCGTGTCGTCAGAGTCGAGCAGGTTGGTGATCGTCGTTTCACCTTCGGCCAGCGCCGCGAGCAGCAGCACGCGGTTCGAGATGCTCTTCGAGCCGGGCAGGCGCACGGTGCCCGATGCGCTGGAGTACGGGCCGAGATCGAGATAGTCCATGGGAATCGTCCTGTTATTTCTTGACCGGCTCGGCAGAGGGATTACCGCCCCGCTCCTGCCATGCCTTGCGTGCGGCGCGCGAGCGCGTGAACACGGCTTCGAGCGCCGCGCCGTCACCGGCGTCGATCGCCGCGCGCAGCCGCGTGAGCACGCGCGTGTAGCCGTCGAGTTCGTCGAGCAGCGCCGCACGGTTCGCGACGCACACGTCGCGCCACATTTCCGGGCTCGACGCGGCAATCCGCGTGAAATCGCGGAAACCGCCCGCCGCATACGAGAATTTCAGTTCCGCGTCGGCCTCGCCGAGGATCTGCTCGACGAGCGCAAACGACAGCACGTGCGGCAGATGGCTGATCGACGCAAACACGCGATCGTGCTGCGCAGTGCTCATCATACGAACGTCGGCGCCGGTCGCGCGCCACATCGCGTCGATCCGCGCGACCGATTCCGGCGCGTTTTCCGGCAGCGGGCACAGCACGACGTTGCGGCCGACGTACAGGTCCGGCAACGCGGCCTCGACGCCGCTCGACTCGCGCCCGGCGATCGGATGCCCCGGCACGAACTGCGCGATCCGCGCGCCGAGCGCTTCGCGTGCGGCCGCAACGACATCGGACTTGGTGCTGCCCGCATCGGTGACGATCGTTTCATCGGCGAGCCACGGTGCGATGCGTGCGAGCAGCGGGCCCGTCTGCGCGACGGGCGCGGCCAGCAACACGAGATCGGCGCCGGCAAGCGCGTCGCGCAACTGCGCGTCGTCGTCGAGCGCCGCCGCACGATCGATCACGCCCAGCGCCAGCGCACGCTCGACCGACGCGCGCGAACGGCCGACGCCGACGATCTCGCCCGCGCCGCCCGGCGCGCGCTCGCGCAGCGCGCGGGCCAGCGATCCGCCGATCAGGCCGACACCGAAAATGACCAGTTTGTTGAATGCAAAGCCTGACACGAGAAGAGCCTAGTTACGCGTGCGGAACGACGTCCCGCACACGGAATTCCAGATTCCGGGCAACGGGCCCGCACCCGGCGCAACCTGCACCGGGTGCCGCCCGAACCCGCCTTCGGCAGCGTCGACCGGCCTGCCGTGCCCACCTGGCCGCACCGCCCGCACGAGCAGGCGACTGGCCGCCGCACGTCAGCGCGCGCGCGGATACGAACCGAGTATCTTCAGGAACGCAGCCTTCTGGCCGAGCTCCGCAAGCGCGGCTGCGACCGCCGTATCGTCCCGGTGCCCTTCGATGTCGATATAGAAGTAGTACTACCACGTGCCGACGCGCGCCGGACGCGACTCGAAACGCGTCATCGACACGCCGTGCCGCGCGAGCGGCTCGAGCAGCTTGAACACGGCGCCCGGCTCGTTCTTCACCGACACGATCAGCGACGTCTGGTCGTGACCGCTTTGTCCGGCCGGTTGCTTGCCGACGATCACGAAGCGCGTGCGGTTGTGCGGATCGTCCTGGATCAGCGCGAATGCAATCTGCAACCCGTAGTGCGCGGCCGCGCGGTCGCCCGCGATCGCCGCGACGGTCGGATCGGCCGCCGCCATGCGCGCGGCTTCCGCGTTGCTCGCCACGGCCTGCCGCTCGAGCTGCGGCGCATTCGCTGCGAGCCACTGCTGGCATTGCGCGAGCGCCTGCGCATGCGCGCAGACGCGCTTCACGCCGTCGAGCGTGCCGCCCTGCGTGAGCAGGTTGTGGTGGATGGGCAGCGCGAGTTCACCGCTGATCAGCAGTTGCGTCTGCAGCAGCAGGTCGAGCGTGCGCGACACCGCGCCTTCGGTCGAATTCTCGACCGGCGCGATGCCGAACGCGGACGCGCCGGCCTCGACCGAACGGAACACCTCGTCGATCGACGGGCACGGCAGCCCTTCGATCGACTGGCCGAAATACTCGAGCATCGCCTGCTCGCTGTACGTGCCGACCGGCCCGAGGAACGCGACGTGGATCGTCTGCTCGAGCGCGCGGCTCGCGGCCATGATCTCGCGCCAGATCGCACTGATGTGCTCACTCGCGAGCGGGCCCGCGCTCATGTCCTGCAGCCGCGCGATCACCTGCAGCTCGCGCTCCGGCCGGAACACCGGCGCGTTGAAATGCTTCTTGACCTCGCCCACCTCAAGCGCCACCGCGGCGCGCTGGTTGAGAAGCGCGATCAGCTGCGCGTCGATCGCATCGATGCGATCGCGCAGCGGTTTCAGGCGGGAATTCAGTTCGTCGTCCATGCGTAGTTGCCGTGCTGTTTGAACAGCGCCGCCGTCAGGCGCCGCGCTGCTCGAAGTCCTTCATGTACTCGACGAGCGCTTTCACGCCCTCGAGCGGCACCGCGTTGTAGATCGACGCCCGCATGCCGCCGACGGACTTGTGGCCCTTCAGCTGCAGCAGCCCGCGCGCCTTTGCGCCGGCAAGGAAGTCTTCGTTGCGCGTTTCGTCGGCCAGGAAAAACGGCACGTTCATCCGCGAACGTGCTGCCGGCTCGACCTTGTTCAGATAGAAGCTGCTCGCATCGATCGTGTCGTAGAGCAGCTTCGATTTTTCGATATTGCGGGCCTCGATCGCTTCGAGGCCGCCCTGCCGCTTCAGCCACTGGAACACGAGGCCCGCGATGTAGATCGCATAGGTGGGCGGCGTGTTGTACAGCGAGTTGTTCGCGGCGATGGTCTTCCACTCGAACGCCGACGGGCAGATCGACAGCGCGCGATCGAGCAGATCCTCGCGCACGATCACGACCGTCACGCCGGCCATCCCGATGTTCTTCTGCGCGCCGCCGAACAATACGCCATATTTCGCGACGTCCATCGGACGCGACAGGATATGCGACGAGACATCGGCGACCAGCGGCACGTCGCCGAGATC
This genomic interval carries:
- the serC gene encoding 3-phosphoserine/phosphohydroxythreonine transaminase, producing MRVFNFSAGPAAMPEEVLRQAADEMLDWHGSGMSVMEMSHRGKEFMSIHEAALTDLRDLLGVPASHRILFLQGGGIAENAIVPMNLLGSRKTADFVVTGSWSQKSFGEAKKFCTPHLAATGKTEDGFTRAPARAEWQLSDDPAYVHLCTNETIDGVETFEIPDLGDVPLVADVSSHILSRPMDVAKYGVLFGGAQKNIGMAGVTVVIVREDLLDRALSICPSAFEWKTIAANNSLYNTPPTYAIYIAGLVFQWLKRQGGLEAIEARNIEKSKLLYDTIDASSFYLNKVEPAARSRMNVPFFLADETRNEDFLAGAKARGLLQLKGHKSVGGMRASIYNAVPLEGVKALVEYMKDFEQRGA